The Kwoniella dejecticola CBS 10117 chromosome 2, complete sequence genome segment GTCTTGATGATTTATATTGCTGTAAATCGAGCGGAGGTGGCCTGGAGGTGTTCAGTCGTCtagctgatgttgaggttgatgatgataatgcGCTAGAAGATGCTGGCTGGGCGAGCCGAGATTGAGTTTGGGTTCTAGTTGAATCAGGCAGAGCAGGCGAGATCATGTGTTCTGCCGCTTCGCTTGGCGGCGTAGCTACACTCCCAATACTCCCAGACCTGACacttgatctcatcgatTCTCGACTTCCGGCAGCTCGTCTTCGAAGATCCTTGATTCCGCCTAACAACTTGACCCTTTCTCCCACTTTAGCAATTCCGATTTCCTTCAACGCTGCCATATCCAGGTCCAGGAGGACTTTACCGTCTATATCGTGTCTCTGGAATGCCGAGGCATATTGACCACATCGGTACAGATTCAGGAAAGCAGTGAGTTCCGATTGACCCCATCCTCGCAAGTACGTCGTGAACGCTGTTGCGGGGGGAGcatggagaagaggtggagtAGGTGGTCtgggaggatgatggatgacgTTCACGTTGAcggaggaagacgatgttgcggaggtggaaatggagttgaaggatgattgatgcCGGGGTCGAGGGtcaagatgatgctgatgttgatgctgttgctgttgcgaTGAGGCGTAAGGGTGTCGAGAAGATATAGAGGTTGCATGTTGGGCGAAGTGAGGTGAGGTGGGTGTGGTGTTCTGGGATGAGATGCTGGAAGTAGGAGAATGGGTGATCGCTTGAGGACGAAGCGTGGACGACATCGAGGTCATCTTCATGGACTCTACCTAGCTTTCTGACAGCCAAACAGCTCGAGCCCCGCTGTGCTGATCGACGCTTTCCAGAGGACTGATGGGCGATGTCCTTTTCACTCGACTCcactcgactcgactcaactGATTGAAGCTCAGGCTCTCATATTAAGCCTCCCGTCAGTGGCTCGGCGGAAGCTATCATGTTTGTGATCGATGAAGCGTTCTCTCGCATATATGATGAAGGAAGCCAGAACAAAAGACGGGGTCGAGGGAGGGGGAAGTGAGGACAAGGTAATCTGAAACAGCCTAAATGCCTAAACCACCCATTTAAGCTTTGATTTCAGGGTAACAGTCAACATGACACGTTCCTGAATCAGCGCGAGGGTGTACTCCCAGTcatagtcatagtcataCATCCGAAATACATGTGAGAGATAGTCTAGTGATCTATAGAGAGATATGTATATAGATGAAAGCCAACCGTATTTAGTGAGATTGTGTCTTGGGAGCAGAtatttccttctcctctaGTACCCCGCAGCCACACCGTTCTTCCTAGAATCACTCGCAGCCCAGATAGTCCCATTGTCCACCACGATCGCTTGGACTACATACAACGAATAATTAGTCAGCACTGCTTCACAGAATTTCCAGCAGACGCAATGGCAAGAGATGGATTTGTACTCACCTTCACTTATTCCAATGTTCACATCGAACTCCCCTATCTCTTGTCCCCTACTCTCTAAATCCCTAATAAGCTCCTCCGGCGATCCGTCCGGACCAACTTCGACAGTGGTTAGAGGGGGTACGATTTGATTATGCACTCTATAAGCTTCTATAGATTCCGAGATATCCATCCCGGAAAACAGGTTCAACAGAACTTGGAGGATGGAAGGGAATATCCTAGACCCGCCAGATCCACCTATAATCGCATATATACTCGACGGTGAATCGGATGTGCGCGGGGTAAGTAAGATGGATGCTGAGGTCGATGATAGTGGTCTGATAATCGCATCAAAAATACGCGATCAGCCAGTTAGTTATTCATGTAAATGGTTTTGTAGCATCGTATCGAGCTGTCTCTGGTGCTCGAAGACGGGGTTTGGCTTGGagtcactcacctctttcctggTTGCGGGTAATTCCATGGACTAGGCCATAGACCGAACGCATCGGCTGCTCCTGGGACGGCGAAGTCGTCTGTAGCATCGAGAGAGATCAATTCAATTTCACTTCATGCGGACTGCGTTGAGCCTCTTGTAGGAGGGATGTTGCGCGCACCTTGTTCATCGTTGAATATGATACCCGTCTTCGGGTCCATCAAGTGACTTCCCCAAATAAGATTTACCTGTGGTCAGTTCAATACATCAGCATGCGCCTCACCTCTGGAGAATTGATGGAGGACCAGCACGGATATTGAGTGTTTGCAAGACATACCGTCGAAGTCACGCTTGCCCCACCTCCCCATTGATCCAAAACGCTCAAGTGGGTCGTACCGTGATCTATCGGGGTATCATGCTGCAGCCCATAGTATTCGATAGGGTGCGTCTTATTCTGATATCACAAAATACCAGTCGAGGTGGTGGAACATATCAATACATCAGTATCTCTTGCTCGGCTCGGCTCGGCGGTATCGCTCAATCAAGATCGGTGATTATAGGGACAGTGAAATCGTGTATAAGAATCCAAGGGAGATAgagactcacatcatcgaTCATACCCCTCTTTTCATCCGCCCAACCACCTTCGTAAAACTCCTTGAACCTCGTCAAATTCCCGCCGAACTGCGGGGCAGGATCTGTAATTTCACTTCGGGCTCCAAAGGCGAACTTCATACCTTCTAACATACGATGTACGTTCAGAGGGTTCTTCAGACCACCAGTTAATGGGATGTTGAATGGCTCGAGCAGTCTGAGGAAAGCTAAGAGTATACCGCCGCTGAAATTAAACCCAGATATATGTCAGCTCGCTCGTACTTCTGTGAAAGTGAGAAAAAGTCAGAGGTCCGACTCACGATGAAGGCACGTCAGTGGTATATACTTCTTTGCCCATAAACCTCGAATGGATAGCAGGGTACGCTCGGGCTTTGTAGCCCTTCAACTAGAGTCATGCGCGAGGTaagctcatcaagctcgacgtttcttgattttgatctaGTCATCCTAGTCTGCTACCAGCAATTTGCGCTTCATACTAGGCGAGTGACTGCTCGACTCACATCGTCCAAACCCATAATCCCGCCAGCAGATCCAATTGTTTTTATACTGCTTTCCGCAATGTCCCCATGATAAAACGCTTGAGCGCCTTCTCGAGCGATAATCTCGAGGGTCTTTCCGTAATTTATCCTCTGTACAAAATCACCTTCTACGAGTAAAGGTCCGCGAGGGGCATAGACGGCCGACCACGTAGGGGAAGAAAGCATGAATTGGCTGTTCCGCGAGTCTTGGAATATTAGCTTGATTGGTCTGCCGAGCCAGGAGTCAGACTTACCCAAACACCTAAATGCGCATACTCGATCAGCTGGCTAGCCCCTCGGACTGTCTCATACAAGGCAAACGTGACTCACCCTTAGCCTCCTGGCTAATTCCCTACTGACTTTCCATCCCCTCGCCAGTTTGGCCACTGGCATGACGACTTCTTCCCAGGGTAATTTCCCGTACATCTGGTGTGCTACTCACgccatcagctcatgtgtTTCCCTCATCTCAGCTCGAATTGTATTTGAGGACACTCTGCCAAAACACAGTCAATCGACCATTCCTCACCTAATTCTAGACCCCTCAATTCACCTGGTACCCCCACAGCCAACCCTCCCACTTGAGCAGCGACCCGACCAGCTCTTTTCTCGCCATACATCTCTTTTTCGCTCTTGGCCGGACTAGTCTCCCTAAAATCAATCGCTATCACTTTCTCCTCCCCTTTATCTATCAACTCATCCACTAGATCcgaagaagcggaggaggaggtatgatTATGATTTTCCGGTATGCGTATGACCATGAATCCTCCGCCTCCAATCCCACTCGAAAAGGCATTTAACAGACCGATGCACAACGTGGTGGTTATTGCTGCGTCTACTGCTGAGCCGTTCTTATCTCTTAGAATTGATAGACCGAGCTCTGAGCAAGTTTTGTCCTCGGATGCTACGGCGCCATTTGAGGCTTGGATCAAGTATGCTTCGTTCCGCGGTAGACCGGTTGGCTAATATCCAAAATGACCAGTATCAGCGATATGAGTGTCTGGAGATATGATGACCAGATGCTTGTTTGAATCAGACTCACAGGAGGTAAAGTCCATACGGGCGGTACCATCGGTCCATCGTCCAACTTATCATTCCTCCTCCACAATTCCCTCGAAAAAATCGCGCCTATCACAATGCCCACAAAGATCAAAATCAGGTACATCGCCCATTGGCCATATCGTTGGTATAGCGGTCTATGATGATGTTTATGTATTTTGACTTGGCCATTTCCGCCTCCGTTCGAAATGGGTAATATCGATTCCCCATcctgttcatcttcatctgtgATTTGAGAGAAACTTCGCGTGTCTGTAATATTGTTAAACCGAACTTGTTTCTtgaaaggaggatgattCCAGAATTGCCATGCTGGTGAAATCTGTCTCTGAACTAATGGTCGTccactttcatcttcatcttcttccgcttctgcgCCATTGAGAAGGGGATTCGTCTCTCCGATTTCTTCGGATCGCCTgaaaggtgatggtgatgaagacATCGCGTCCGCTTCTGCGCTTCTGGTCCCTTGTACACAGTCAGAAGCTTTACCTACGCCGAGACCGCCAATCCTGCCTCTATGTACAGCTTGAAGAATTCCTATCCGGGTATTATGGATACTGATTATTGTTGCGCTCCTGTTTGCAGCTTAGCTTATTCATTCGTATCTAATCCCCCGACGGTCATCTCCTATAACTTACTCTTAGCTCGGACGTCACTACTAACCCCTTCCTTTGGCCCTGGCGGATCCTTTTCTTAAATATGCCTCTGGGTTATGCAGCGGTGATGTCCGACTGTACGGATCATAAGCATGGAGTCTCCATATGATCGCACCTCGTTTAAATTGGTGGGATGCGCTTAATCTTAAGTGGTTGAGTGATGTTTGATTGAGCCGTCGCTTAaccgaggaagatgaaaggacCATGGACTGAATCATGGCATGGCGTTTAAACGTAAACGAcatccgaaatcatcatacTCGTACACCCATATTCTGCCTATACTGAACAGCAACCgcacctcgtcctcgtttCCCGAGCCCTCACGAAAAACCGAAGACTGAGTaaagagaaaggatcgaTCCGTGTATCTGGCTATCTTGTTTTcgccttccttctctttcgatCTGAGAAAGGATTATCGTATCATGCCTTCTAAGATCACATCGTTGACTAGAATATCTAATCTTACTCGTTCATCAAAAAGTATAAAACCCACCATCTCTCTCGCCGCTACTAGAACACTCGTAACCTCTTCCACAATAAGACCTGTCACGTCCTCCTTGAACCTTACCAGGCAATCATCGAGTATTAGAAAGATGTCTAATTGGCCTAAAGTCACCAGCGAGAACCCTGTCAGTCGAGCTAACATACCCATGCGTGTGCTCCCACTTGATGGCCCAAAGGAACTTAGCTGACTTGTATGGGTGATCAACCTAGCTCGGTCTCGATGATCCGTCGTTGTTTATCCAAAAGGGTCTTATCGATGGGAAATGGGTAGATACCCAGTCAGGAAACACTTTTGAGGTCAACGGTGAGTCTCTGATCTTTGATATAATCGCCTGCACATCTCGCCAGAGACCTCTGAGTGTTTTCCCTCCGATCTTCGGGATTTGTTCTGCCAGTCTTTCTTGGCCTACTGAGCATCACTGTTCTGTTAACGAGCTAATGGACATCCGTCTCCTCAGATCCCGCGTCGGGCAAGGTGATCGGAACATGTCCAGACCAGACCGTTGAAGATACCACTGCCGCCATCGATGCCGCACACAAAGCATTCTCAACTTACAAAAGCACCTCTCCGGCTCAACGACAGACATACCTCGCTGAACTGCATAGACTGTTCATGGCCAACATCAAGGATATCACCAGATTGATCGTATGGGAGAACGGTAAATCATGGAACGACGCTTTGGCCGAAGCCAATTACGccgcttctttcttctcctggTTCGCAGCTGAAGCACTCCGAACCAACGGTGAAACTATCCCGTGCTCTGTACCTGGTACTAGaaacatcaccatcaaacaACCTATCGGTGTCGTAGCTTTGTTGGTGCCGTGGAACTTCCCCGCTGCTATGATCGCTAGAAAGTTGAGTCCAGCTTTGGCTGTCGGATGTACGAGTGTAGTCAAAGTGCCGAGTGAGACTCCTTTTACCACTCTCGCCattgtcgaggtgagtggTCCTTTCCATCCCTACATGTCCCTCTGACTCAAGTCCAAACTCCGATACCGCTTAAGGTTTGACAGCTGATGGTCAATTTCGATGGACAGCTTGCCAGGCGTGCAGGCGTACCGGACGGAGTGATCAACGTGATCACCACCGACAAACACCTCCAAGAAGTAGGCAAAGAACTATGCACCAACCCCTTAGTCCACAAAGTCTCCTTCACCGGATCCACCAGAGTCGGTAAACTACTTGCGGAACAATGCTCGTCGACCCTGAAAAAGATGTCTTTGGAATTAGGTGGAAATGCCCCGTTGATCGTCTTTGACGACGCAGACCTCCCGACGGCAGTAGCAGGTACGATCGCCAGTAAATTCAGAGGATCAGGTCAAACTTGCGTCTGTGCCAACAGGATCTACGTGCAAGATGCGATCTACGACAAGTTCGCTGCTGCCCTCGCTGAGAAGGTTGGGCAGTTCAAAGTTGGATGTGGGTTCGATGAGGGGGTTACTCATGGGCCGTTAATCCATTCTagacaagctgataaggttgatgaggtgagtccataTGTCCACTCTGCACtgcccatcatcatcgaaacCTGGGGCGTGAGGAGCGACACGTTGCTGATCATGTTGTATTGATGATAGCATGTGCAAGATGCCGTATCGAAGGGGGCCAAGATCTTAGttggaggaaagagaggaaagggaaCGGAATATATCCCTACGGTTTTAGCGAACGTCCCTGATAACTGCGTGAGTGATTCTTTTTGGCCGACAGATGGAGTGGAAGCTTTTCGAAGGATGAAGACTGACCTTTGTCGAAATGGTGTTCTGCTTTCGTACATACATAGCTCATCGCGACAGAAGAGACCTTCGGACCCGTAGCGGCCTTGTTCAGGTTCaagacggaggaagaagtggttGAAAAGGCCAACAACTCTGAGGTCGGTTTAGCAggctacttcttctccgaaGATGTCGACAGGGTATTCCGAGTTTCTGAAGCTTTGGAGACTGGTATGGTCGGTGCCAATACTGGTATGATCAGTCAAGCTGTCATCCCATTCGGAGGAATCAAGGAGTCAGGTTATGGAAAGGAAGGTGGACATCAAGGAACAGAGGAATATACTATTACGAAGTTGGTAGCTATtggatcaaggatcaagcAATAGGCAAACAGCGTTTGCGAATTCTCGGTATGTCGTGgagattgatgaagaagTCTTATTTGTACACTTTATACATACGCACATGGGTAATGGAAAGTAAGATATGGGAATGCGGGATGATCCGCGATTGACGTTTCTATGCCAGAAATGGAAGATGAGTAGCGGTATCTAGTGAGATTGCAAGCTTGTAAGACATGCATGAGTACTCATAATTATATATGCAGGATTGGTAGGGTTGAAGCTATCGGCATGTGCAATCTATGGATCTAATGCATATCAACTACGCCAGTGACACAGGGGGATGAAGGAAAAGCGAAGTTGAAAATGGGTTCGAAAAGCTGTTGTCACCATGTGAGCGCAGTTGAGTTTacgaacgaacgaacgaatGATTTCAGAAactcttgttcctcttctgatTGTTATTCGTTCTATTCTGTATTTTAACAATCGGGCAGCTCACGAGTATCCGTTGCTCTCACTCTATTACTCTATTGAGCCAAATCGCTCTCCATACGCCACGTACACTAGACTAGATACAAACGCTGGGATAGCAGAAAGTCTGCGCGCAAATTCGGATAGCTGATATTCATTTGAAGAATCCGACAACTCCATATTTAGCCTGCCTTTCCTTCGGGCGTTTCTACACCACACCAAACAACAAGCATACAGTAACCTTAGGGCCTTCTGAAGAAGATATATCGGAGACCCTGCAGATCATTATCGTTGCTCGCAATCAGGTGATCAGCAATACCTGGCGCCTCACCCTCGCTGCCTTGATTCGCAGCTGGCGAAATGGTGTTGCAAGGCTATAAAGTGAATTCGGCCAAGCTTGCCAACGGTGAAACAGTAGCTCAGAACGGTACGTCAGACCATAGAATTTCGACTCATTCCACTATTCTCGTATGCATGCGAGAAAGACTGTTGCACACCCATGAGTAACCATACACACATGAAGACAAAATGCTGACCCCTGTCGATGGTACATCTAGATCACGTATACGTCTCACTACCATGGTCCGAACGAGATGGTCAGTTTGTCCACCTTACATCCATGATCAATTCCACCGACCCATCATTTTGGGTCAGGATGATACTTAACATCACCCCTAAGAGATCCaatcagtctgatcaaaCGTATCGTGCATTGCATGCTGACGAGTCCTCATTACCACAGGCACACCGTATAACATAGCGAGGATCATCGagtttcttcctcctcatacATCGCCCAAAAAAGGCTCGAGGTTCCAAAATCTCGGGTCGGAGCTCATGGTTCGATTGAGTCTGTACTACCGACCGCCCGATGTGAGTCAACTCTTCAGTATATACTCCTCTGGTCCATGCCATCTTGCACAGCAGATGAGTCTGGATCAGAGGAtatgatcatcttcagcttgtactGTACAGGGTGAATACTGACGAAGGTGCGATATCTCGAAGGTATCGTTGCGGCCTATAAACGATTTCAGATTACTGTTCGCGGCGATACATACGGACATACAACCTCTGTCCAATGTCAGAGGGAAATGCTATGTCAGGCATAAAGACAGGATTGACGATCTTCTAAAATGGAAGAAATTACCTGATCATTTCTACTTTGTCAAATTTTACGATCCGTACATCAAGAGGGAATTTGAGGTTGTCAGGACTGAAGGAGTCAATAATAGTATGTCTCTCCAATGTCCATCTCTTTCGTTTCCATACCCCGAAATATTATAGCGAGGTGAACACTTTATACTTACGCTGGTTTGATCACCCTTGTGCACGTAATCAGTCCCTCTagaagtcaaagaagctttATTAGCGCGCTACGAGTATCTCGTCACGGAACGAGAGATGGTCTCAGACCTGACGGAAGCCTTTCGGAGTTGTTGTATATGCAACAAATGGGCATCATATCAGGAATCAGTCAAGTGCGAGTAAGTCCATCCGAAATCTCATAATCAATATCGTCTCCCTGCTCCGGCCCATTGTGAGACTTTCGCTCCGCTAAGCTGAGTGTTCGGATTTAAATCACGATAGAGCCTGTAAGAAGCATTACCATATGTCATGTCTGACCCCGCCCTTGATCGGTAAACCGGCGAAAGGGTACTCGTGGTTCTGCATACCTTGCTCGTTTCAACGGCATCAAGAGGTAGAGTCGGAGAAGTTTAGATTTGCGATCAACGGAGCATCTACGACTACGGCGAAGAACAAACAAAAAGCAAAGGAAAAGATCACTGCTACAGATGCTAGACCTGATGTGACATTTAGAGGATGGCCATGGCGGTATTTTGGGTGGGTATTTGGGACGAGCGAACGCAAAAGGAGTGAGAAGCTGACCGATGATTACAGGCTGTATACGACTCCAGAAGACGCTTTAGGTGAGTACTTGTCTATGACCCCCGCCCATTCAATGTAATGACTGCTGATCGATTTTTCAGATCCGGAAGATGCTATCTTCCCGAGGGCAGCTACGAGGGTAGGATCAAAATACCAAGCCAACGTGCCTTCTTgggaagagcaggagaaaCCTCATGCTCCCGGCgtggtcgaagtggaagcgGGACCTTCCAGACATGGGCTAATCGATAGGGGTTACGAACCTGGTGAAAGGAGATATGAATCGACCATCACTGTGCGATCTAACCCGAGTGAAGATCGTGAGTCACAACCTTTTCTCTGGGTTTTGAATCCGCGCTGACATGTCAGTGCAGTGGGAGCATATATGGAGGAGATACGGTCGATGAAACTTCCTGTACCCCCGCACGATGTGGAACGGTTGAACCTGGCTATCGATTCGTATACCGCGATGGGAAGAGACAAAGCTCTGCATTTTATGCGGCGTACGAAATTAGCAGACTTCAAGCCTATACACGTGTGTCCAGTCAACCTGCTTGCATGGCTAGTGACAAGCTGATAAGCAAGAAAAGTTTACCGATAAAGAGACCGAGATATTCGAAGCCGAGCTAGAACGCAATGGGGGTCTGGTAACGCACGAAACCGCCAAAATGCTCAACAAAACACCCGCGGAAGTGCTCAGATTTTCCTATATATGGAAGAACAGGCAACTGTCTAAAGAGAATGAAGCATTGCGACACCATCACAAAGTATCGACATCGCATGCTAGGCAGAATAAGACCCTTGGTGCACCTTCTCTGGGTAGAATGAGAGCGGCACAGGATCACCATTCCGACGATGAGGTTTCCCTGTATGGAAATGATTTCGCGAAGCGGAAGGAtaaggagaaagagactCTAAAATGCGCTGCGTGCAGTACTAGGATAAGTACGGTCTGGTGGAGATGCCCTAGGACTGTACAAGGTGAAGCTATGTGTGAGGATTGCGGGTAAGTGAAATATACAAACTCGACTACTACCCCTCTTGCGATACGgctccaagctgattgttgTAAATGCACCAGGTCGAATTATCGGAAATATGGTGTTATCTCTTTCGTCAAGTCGGAAGATAGTAAGAAAGAGCCGAAGAAGGATACCATCgcgaagaaagccaaggtGAGTACGATTCCCACCAGTGGAAATGACAAGCACGGTTGAGCTGATGCTCGTGCTTGTCATCTGAATCAGGGAGATGCAAGTGGTACAGCTACACCTGTCCCCCCGCCTCCGCCGAAGTTGCCACCTTGTGCAAATTGTAAGAAGATGGAACCGAAATCCATGATGGCTAGGTGTAAGAACTGCACTTACTCTGTACACTCTGGTGAGCTCCGTTGCTTTTGGTCATACCAGTATCGTATTGGTCCAGAGCTCATGTAAGACTGCACTTGACAGGTTGTTATGGTATACCATCTCAAGATATGGGTCCAGATTGGGAATGTGATTTATGTGTGAATGCGAAGACGGAAGAAAACCATCTGGTAAGCTTTGTCCCTTCGATTTGATGTCTAGTCCTGTATGCTTCGATTTTCGAAATTGACACATCCCCGAAAATAGAAACCCCAATGTGTGCTTTGTCCTCATGACTTATCCGCAATAACATCaaaaatcaagaagaagccgactCAACATCCAGAATTCGACTTACTGTCAGCGCTGAAACCTACAGAAGGCAGAAGATGGGCACATATCCTCTGTTCGGCGTATTTACCTGAAGTCACATATGCCGAGCCGGCAAGGATGAAACCTGTCGAAGGTGTCATGGAGGTATCAAGGGACAAATGGGAAAATGTGTGTTTTTCTCCCAATTCTACACAGCCGTTTACCTCTTTGTACGATCTTGCGAATACGATATCTAATAAACTGGATTGCCATAATCTCAGGTATGCTCACTTTGTAATCAGAGTGACGGAGCTGTGATAGGATGTACAGATTGTGATGTACTCTTTCATCCGGCTTGCGCATGGTTGTCAGGCTTGAAGATTGGATTTGAATTCAGTCTTGTAAGTACATTTTCCCTTCTTtgtcccttctttctctttcttttcaGCTTCTGTCCTCGGGCAAAGACTTTGTAAAGATAAAAAAACTGATTCCTTATGTGTTGCGCATCATTGCATTGATCGGTCATCGCAGGCTAAACCAGGACGACATGggacagtgacagtgaccAAATTCCGAGATTCCGAGGGGGTCATGTCTCCCGGTATATGGTGTAAATCACATGATTTGACTGAGAGGGTCATATATGACTTATGGGACTTGGATCCTGAGCAAAACGAAGTGAGTTTGTACGACTCTGTTACATCAGTAATGATACCTTTCTATTTGAGATTGCATTttatcatcatgatcgaGCATATAATCATGATTCTATTTGTCATCAGTACTTGTTCATTCCCCTTGCAACGAAACTACGCTGACAGACTTTCAAACCCTTCTTGACGAATCAGACCGCCCTTCAGACTTACGTATCAGCCTATAAAGCGATCCCACCTCACGACAGC includes the following:
- a CDS encoding gamma-glutamyltransferase; translation: MSSSPSPFRRSEEIGETNPLLNGAEAEEDEDESGRPLVQRQISPAWQFWNHPPFKKQVRFNNITDTRSFSQITDEDEQDGESILPISNGGGNGQVKIHKHHHRPLYQRYGQWAMYLILIFVGIVIGAIFSRELWRRNDKLDDGPMVPPVWTLPPPTGLPRNEAYLIQASNGAVASEDKTCSELGLSILRDKNGSAVDAAITTTLCIGLLNAFSSGIGGGGFMVIRIPENHNHTSSSASSDLVDELIDKGEEKVIAIDFRETSPAKSEKEMYGEKRAGRVAAQVGGLAVGVPGELRGLELAHQMYGKLPWEEVVMPVAKLARGWKVSRELARRLRVFGQFMLSSPTWSAVYAPRGPLLVEGDFVQRINYGKTLEIIAREGAQAFYHGDIAESSIKTIGSAGGIMGLDDLKGYKARAYPAIHSRFMGKEVYTTDVPSSGGILLAFLRLLEPFNIPLTGGLKNPLNVHRMLEGMKFAFGARSEITDPAPQFGGNLTRFKEFYEGGWADEKRGMIDDNKTHPIEYYGLQHDTPIDHGTTHLSVLDQWGGGASVTSTVNLIWGSHLMDPKTGIIFNDEQDDFAVPGAADAFGLWPSPWNYPQPGKRPLSSTSASILLTPRTSDSPSSIYAIIGGSGGSRIFPSILQVLLNLFSGMDISESIEAYRVHNQIVPPLTTVEVGPDGSPEELIRDLESRGQEIGEFDVNIGISEVQAIVVDNGTIWAASDSRKNGVAAGY